The genomic stretch tgCCGGATAGGTGcaatgaaatgtgttgttttatagggtCAGCCATAGTGGTACGTCCTTTCTGTGCAAATTAGGGTCAAGTGCATTGCTAAAGGGCCCATCAACCGATGTTTCACCTTGTCGTCTCAGGTATTCGATCCAGCAAGCTATTGGTTACTGCCCAAACGCTgtaacagctaggctacctgcctccctacaCACACAGCAATAATGAAAATAAACAGAGGTGGCCATCATGGGCTTTGCTGGCTATAAGGCAtttacattggggcaaaaaagtatttagtcagccaccaattgtgcaagttctcccacttaaaaagatgagagagccctgtaattttcatcataggtacacttcaactatgacagacaaaatgagaaaaaaaatccagaaaatcacattgtaggatttttaatgaatttatttgcaaatgatggtggaaaataagtatttggtcaataacaaaagtttatctcaatactttgttatataccctttgttggcaatgacagaggtcaaacgttttctgtaagtcttcacacactgttgctggtattttggcccattcctccatgcagatctcctctagagcagtgatgttttggggctgttgctgggtaactttcaactccctccaaagattttctatggggttgagatctggagactggctaggccactccaggaccttgaaatgcttcttacgaagccactccttcgttgcctgggcggtgtgtttgggatcattgtcatgctgaaagacccagccacgtttcatcttcaatgcccttgctgatgggaggaggttttcactcaaaatctcacgatacatggccccattcattttttcctttacacggatcagtcgtcctggtccctttgcagaaaaacagccccaaagcatgatgtttccacccccatgcttcacagtaggtatggtgttatttggatgcaactcagcattctttgtcccccaaacacgacgagttgagtttttaccaaaaagttatattttggtttcatctgaccatatgacattctcccaatcttcttctggatcatccaaatgctctctagcagacttcagacgggcctggacatgtactggcttaagcagggggacacgtctggcactgcaggatttgagtccctggcggcgtagtgtgttactgatggtaggctttgttactttggtcccagctctttgcaggtcattcactgtggttctgggatttttgctcaccgttcttgtgattattttgaccccacggggtgagatcttgcgtggagccccagatcgaggaagattatcagtggtcttgtatgtcttccatttcctaataattgctcccacagttgatttcttcaaaccaagctgcttacctattgcagattcagtcttcccagccgggtgcaggtctacaattttgtttctggtgtcctttgacagctctttggtcttggccatagtggagtttggagtgtaacggtttgaggttgtggacaggtgtcttttatactgataacaagttcaaacaggtgctattaatacaggtaacgagtggaggacagaggagcctcttaaagaagaagttacaggtctttgagagccagaaatcttgcttgtttgtaggtgaattcataaaaaatcctacaatgtgattttctggattttttcccctcattttttctgtcatagttgaagtgtaccctatgatgaaaattacaggcctctctcatctttttaagtaggagaacttgcagaattggtggctgactaaatactttcttgccccactgtacaaTAAATGTAACGTTAAGGAAAACTTCACTTTGTtgggatttcaaatcaaattaccTTCGTCTTGCATTTACTGAGCTATATAAATTAACACCATAGATCATCAAACAATGGCATAGCCAGACAGACAAATAGTCAGATAGATCAAACCACTCAATTCAATACAACTTAATCCATAAGTGGCAATTAGAAAAACATTTTCAGCACAGGGCATTAAATATTGAAACCTGGTTTGTACCATATTCCAGGCCGTCAAAGCGTGCCATGTTGGATGCCACCTCAGTGTGGCATAGGACGTGGTAGCAGACGATGGAGTGCTGGGTGTGGGGGAGGGACACCTGCTCCACCCGTGCCCCCGCCTGCTCAAACATGTCCGCCACACGGTTCCACTGGGCCAGGGTTTCCTGGGACAGACCTGGGGCGTGGTACTCCTGACGATGAGGGAaaggacacacaacacaaccagaaCAACAATCTCCACGTTAAACCACTGGGATGAGCGGAGAAGCCTCATCCTACTGGGAGAATAAGGAAAGCTCACCTTGGGAATGCCAACACAGATGTTCCTGACATCAAAGTCATCGAATaggtgtgtcagtgtggaggggttatgggttatggtagTAGAGTCTTTGACATCATGTCCTTGAAGAATATCCAGGACTGTAGCTGCGTCATAGACACTCCTGGTTATGATGCCTGGGACGTCCATGGAGTTGACCAGGGGGATGAGGCCATGTCTGGACACTAGGCCGTAGGTGGGCTTCAGGGCCACAACACCACACAATGCCCCTGGGTTACGGGTGGAGCCACCTGTATCCGATCCTAAAGAGCTGCAAGTACCAGAACAAGGAAACAATAAATAATTTGTGTGTTTAAATTGTCATTTCAGTTTGGAACAGTCCAAAGCTCTTGAACGCAGCCCTGGGTCTGCAGACTCACAGGAAGCTGGTGAGAGAGGCCACGGCTGCAGCACTTCCTCCAGAACTGCCTCCAGTGATGACCCAGTCAGAGTCCGGGTCAgccccagtctgctctctgtaaGGGGCGGCGTAGCTCCAGGGGTTCCGGACAGGTCCAAAAGCACTGTCAGTACTGCCTGCActggagaaggatggagggagggatgtaaaTGAAGGCCAGAAGATGATAATACTCTAGTAATTCTGCAAATAAATATAGTTCTTAGTGTGTGTATAGTTCTTGAAATGTGTTTAAGAGGCTTACCCCATTGCAAACTCATCCAGGTTAGTTTTCCCCATGAGAACAGCACCCTGATCAAGGAGCTTCTGAACCACTGTAGCActgtatggaggaatgtagtCTACAAAACAGAGAGCAGGGGATTAGGATTATCAATGCACCCAACTCAAATGAGGAGCAATGAATCCCTGTTTTAGATATTAGGGGACATACCTTTCAGCATTTTGGAGGCACAAGTGGTCTTGATGTTCTCTGTGCAGAAGTTGTCCTTCACAGCAAAAGGGATCCCATCCAGTGGACCTTTGGGTGCACCTGTAGGAAAGAAAGATAATAAGGCAAGACCTGATCATAATCTGCACTGTACAAAACATGCATACAgcacacagaaacaaacagatacagacagagagacaggaaacacacaccTTTGAGGAGCCTACTCTCAGCCTCCTGTGCCTGTTTCAATGCAAGCTCCTCTGTCACAGTGATGTAAGCATTGAGATAGTGAGTTTTCTTGATGCGGTCCAGGCATTTTCGACACAGTTCCGTGGGGGAGATCCTACCTTCCCGCAGAGCCAAGGACACCTGTCAAATAATGTGAAATGTGTATGATTCTATAATAATCACAATAATTTCCATTTTGTGAACATGGTTGCTGAATCAACATGACCAATTTGTACACTGCTGAAATGGTTGGAAATCTGTGCCATTCAACTTTAACCATGTCTCTGTGGGGATGTGGGCTAATACATTGATGTTTTAGATGTGATACtgtagctagccaactaactccCAGAGTTTAAGGCTTTGCATCAGTTGATATGTGTAactaggtagctaacgttagctagctacattacagTGCAACTAGCAGACTAATCGTTATTGCCAATAAAGTACGCCAAATACAAACTAGCTCATGTTACTGGTAACGAGTTTATTACACGTACCTCTCTTATAGACAAGCTCAGCATACTTTCTATGTCATTAGCCAAATCAACCTGGGAAATTTTCAGCAACCTTCAGCGACTGGAGGCTGCCATGTTTGTTTCGCGTCTGGAATCCCAACATCCTGCTCTGTGATTGGATGTGGGATGAGTAAGCCGCACTACCATTGGTTGAGTAGAAGCTGTCAGACGCTGGCAGCAGTAGACGAGGAAGCAGTATTAAGTGCAGAGCTAAGTGAACACTGTCTTTCCAGACTGTAAAAACTATAGTATCTGCAACTTTTCCCATTGTATTGTCTAATGAATGGAAAGATTAGATATCAGTCATTGAGCTAATTGTAGTCGCGTCCATGGCTTGATAAATAATGTGCAGAGTTTGAAGAGCAAGTGTATTGACAATTGATATCTGGAGATAATCATGCTTCCTTTGAGACAGTTTGCTTGCAGTTGGTGGTCGTGTCTCCTTAACAGTAGAGCACCATGTGTGAAAACATTGGTCCACGGAGATCAGAGGAGACTGTTCAACACCTCGAACAGCCGTATGACAATAATGCCTGCTTGGGTTATCGATAGATACGGCAGCAATGATGTCCTACGGTTCACTAAAAACGCCGGCTTCCCAATCATCAACTATCCGAATGAAGTCGTCGTTCAAGTCCATGCCGCAGGTCTAAACCCCATTGACGTCAGCATGAGAGGTTGGTGATTGATAAAGATGTTTGGTACCCGTGATAGGATACCTCTTCATTGTTCATGTCAGTGGTTTTCCTATAACCTTCAGTTCTCAGAGAACATAGACTATCAGATATTTTACATATAGTctgtgcttgacttgggcaggagtaccggcacctcaaatgttctactgttgagctcctgttcctcttatagaatataaGCTCAAccgtattgtggagctcctgcacctataTGAAGACAGATGCAAGACATTTTCACATTTGTGCACACACCACTAGTGAAAAGGAAATTCAACATCCCTCAGTCTAAACTGCTCTCATTCAGAGTTGACTGAGCATCTGTTTTTTTTGCCATTCAAATATggcctgtgtgagagagagagctgtgtgggCATAATGGATCACACCAGGTAACGAGTAAAGCTCTTCTGACGCAAAGGGAAAGTAGACTGACGAAACGTGTGGTTTGGGTGTTGAATTGTGAATCATCAAACTCCTTACCCACTCCCACCTCTCAACAACTGGTAAACCACAGCTAGGCCTATATGTGCTCTTTGAGGAGGTAGGGTGCCTGGAGTTCTTCATGGTTACCTCTCGGCATATTCAGTGATGATCTTCCCAGTTAATCTGTGTACTCATCATTGTGGTCTCTGTTCGTACCTGAATCCACATGTCTCCACGTGGACTGTTTATGTGGTTATTTCTAATTTGGTTCGGCCTcatttctgtgttgtttctgcCCTCTCAGGTG from Oncorhynchus clarkii lewisi isolate Uvic-CL-2024 chromosome 25, UVic_Ocla_1.0, whole genome shotgun sequence encodes the following:
- the LOC139383388 gene encoding glutamyl-tRNA(Gln) amidotransferase subunit A, mitochondrial, with translation MLSLSIREVSLALREGRISPTELCRKCLDRIKKTHYLNAYITVTEELALKQAQEAESRLLKGAPKGPLDGIPFAVKDNFCTENIKTTCASKMLKDYIPPYSATVVQKLLDQGAVLMGKTNLDEFAMGAGSTDSAFGPVRNPWSYAAPYREQTGADPDSDWVITGGSSGGSAAAVASLTSFLSLGSDTGGSTRNPGALCGVVALKPTYGLVSRHGLIPLVNSMDVPGIITRSVYDAATVLDILQGHDVKDSTTITHNPSTLTHLFDDFDVRNICVGIPKEYHAPGLSQETLAQWNRVADMFEQAGARVEQVSLPHTQHSIVCYHVLCHTEVASNMARFDGLEYGHRSGIDSSTEAMYSTTRHEGFNDVVRGRILSGNYFLLRQNYEHYFVKAQQVRRLIAEDFKRVFSSGVDVLLTPTTLSDAMRYTDFMQEDNRTRSAQEDIFTQPVNMAGLPAVSVPTALSNRGLPIGLQLIGPALQDRKLLTVAQWIEQKVGFPPIRYHGDAGEGEMGEEVREREQTSVV